The window aactcaacaaaatcttttttacaattatacccttaaatttttatgagattttctactttatttaacTAGTCAAGTTTCTCACCCTTTGCGCAatcttaaaaaagttaaaatataaataataattctcACTCCgcttagttgatcatttatttctttaaaaaaattgagtttatttaatcaagaaaaatttaaaacaaacaaataattgtcatattatagagaaataatttttaaaaaaatgtaaagcACACTATGTAAGAACATCACAGATTGTTGATaatataattttagattttcaagttatatatttatttgacaataattttttctatttaaattaatcCATCTGTAAATTGAACAATTACAAAATAGCATAAATGTAGTTCACATTCGAAAATATCAACCAACATAAGGGAGTAAATGATATTTAAGCACTTGATCCAAATACGCAAAGTAAAAAAAAGTTGGCAAATTAAAATGTAACATAACAACCAAATttatagtgattaaatttaaaatgaaacttaaagaaaaaatttaataaaaagaattgaGGGGTAGTTGAGTCATTTAATTCTCTTATCCATGTATTATTAAGCCATCAATAAGTAATCCCATGATTTCTTAGGGATAAGCTAATACACTCTATGGTGTATTAGCTATCCATGTATTAGGTGGGATTAAATTTAAATTGGGCAACCAAACATTGTACATAGGTGGATTAACTTTTAATCCAcggattattttatttaatacgGCCTACCAAACGAGTCATTAGTGCATAATTTGATGTTTGcagcctatatatatatatatatatatattaattcagGTGCACTAGCTAacttttagggtgtgtttggtatgaaggaaaatatttttcatggaaaatatatttctagaaaatgttttcttggaaaataagttggtttcttacttgttttcttatgtttggttggtggatgaaaaatattttttgaaagatattttctagtgtttgattggtgaatgaaaaaatattttttagaaaatacattttagtgtttagataaatagtaaaactatgttttaaaaaattatttttgaccctgaaaaatactttttttagggtgtgttcgatatgaaggaggaaaaatattttctagaaaaataaattgtttcttacgtatattcttgtgttcgttatgcaaattggataagtatatgttttctaaaagtatttgtatatgtttaacaaaaacaatgagaACAAATAAGATAAgaagggtgggataagaaaaaaaataattttttttaaaaataaattaaaaattattttttgagggAGGGAGTTGGTAGGTGGGGGTTGAGGTTGTCAAAATAGGTAGTAAGGgaggggtaagaaaaaaatttaatttcttttttttggggtGGTAGTAGGGGGTGGGGTCGGGATACGGGAGTAAGGGTGGGGTAAGAAAGAGGGTGGGCGTGGGTGGGGAGGTTGGTAGGGGTGGGGTCGAATAACGGATggaaagaaaaaagtttgaatctttttttaaaaaaattgaagggaGTAGGAGTTTGAGTTTCGAATTAAgagatgaggtaagaaaaaatttgaaataatttttttgaatggggGTGGTAGGGTATGGGAGTCGCGATAGGGAAATGAGGGTGGGTAAGGAAGAagttaaattctttaaaaaataaatagaaaaatttaaattttttaaaaaatatattaaaattttaattttttttcgagGTGGAGGGGTTTGGTAGGGTGGGGGATTGGGTAGGGGGTTAAGAAAaagttagatttaaaaaaaaataataattttttttggaaggGTTGGGGGTTGGGGGTGGAGTAGGGTTTTGGATTTTGAGTAGGGGTGGAGGATTGGAGGTCGGAGTAGggatgagtgattttgagagtcttataaatatttcaacttaagagtgacattgaaagagagttttgaaaaatgtcgttcttactttttgaagggaaatccttttccttagatttgagaaaaatgagttgattttaaaaatatttttcaaaacctttaaaccaaccaaacatgagaaaattaaaaaatattttccagaacACACCCTTAGTGAGTACATCTAAAAATTACTAACCACCCATGCTCATCACATTAATAAAAAGTTGATATACATAGCAACCTTTATAACTATTCTAGTAGTACATTAACTTTATCGTTGGTACTAGTTCCATTTTTAATGAAGGAATAGTTGAATAAGTGCTATATTTGTGTGATAACAAAAGTAGCTACGTGTTAATGTGGGAACTATTCCTCTTTTGGATTATTGGTATAATTAATCATAATCTAATATGCACAAAGGTGACTGGAGACATTTTCTATCTTTTTAATCAACCAATCATGGACTTGCTCTTTGCGTATCAAATTGAAAGTTCTGCTTAATCAAATAGTAGTGGACTACAGAGGTAAAATCAGCACTAACTCCAATTGCATCCTAATCAGATCCCCAACCATGGGAAGCAAGGGTGGAGATAACATGTCGATTATGGGTTCAATAAAATCTAGTTATTTTAACATTCATCACTTAATAGAgtaaaattataaattcaaattctTAACTCGTCATATGCTTAAAGGTTAATATTTTCAGCTTTAGTTATCATGAAATTATTTGAGCGTACAAATTTTTATATGTTCTTCAGGAAATAACATGCACAAAGAAAAAGAGTGTTTCAAATTTTCGTGGCGTTGATATTTAAACTCTTaagacaaaaattttaaatttatagacAATGAAGAATGAAGGGCTAAAATCCCAACATCAACGGCTAACTTCATCTTTGAAAGAAGAAAATATATTGTAAATAGAAATTAAGACTAGAAATTAAATggtaccaaaaaaaaaaaagagacaagaaattaaattaaagcATCATCAAATGGCTACAACAGCAGATTTCCAAAACACTACTACTGATCATCTTAAGAGAGACCTAGCACTTTCTAATCACGaacttattatatattattataattatttagtaGTTTTCACCACTACTAGTAGTAATATACAAGTTTTTCAATTAAATGAACCTTCTATTAACCATCTTTTCTTGTAAAACCTTAACCAACTATGAcagttttttttttgcttttcaatTAAATGAACCTCCTAttaaacccttttttttttttcgatttaaCCATTCCATATTTGAAATCTGTTGTCTCCACTAATTTAGAGTCAAGTTCTTATCGAAAGCTACTCCAATCAAAATCTTTCCAAAGTGAGTCTAGAGAATAATCCCATAGGGGTGAAATAGACCCCATAATTGGTTTATTCGttgtttcttcattttcttctaatAATTCAATATCTTTCCAAATTTCATCCATGGAGTAAATTTTCATACTTTCTCCACCTTGTTCTTGATCACTAGATTTCATTTCTCCTTCAGCTTTCAAGAGTTCGAGTCCACCGGTATCATAAAAATTTCTCTCATTTTCTTCGtgagagattgaagaagaagatgaCGAGTTGGAAAATGATGAAGATGGAGAGATAGAAGACTTTTTCCTTTGTTCTTGAGCTTTCTTCCTCATATGGGTTCTCCAGTAATTTTTGATTTCGTTATCAGTTCGCCCTGGTATTTTTCGGGCAATTCTTGACCATCTAAACACCAAAAAGCAAATAATCTAAATCATACATATGGAAActgaaggggggggggggggggaggggcgAGAGATTTCCAACTTGAAGTACAACGCATAAAATAATCTCGTGTTTCCCGTTGAATATTACAGAACTCCAACTTGAAGTATAACAGAGGGAAATTATAACAAATAACCAAAAGTAGAAATTAAAggtaaattaggaaaaaaaaaatatgagcatCTTCACTCGTGTAATCCACTTAAAGTATTCACCCAAGACCTTCCTAAAATTAGTGGTGAAGGTGTGTATGACTCCAGAAATTAATTGCggataaaattaataaaacaggGTAATTGTAACCTATAATCGTAAGTAGAATGGTAAATTTGAACTTGAATGGACACTTGAAATCTACATAATCCACGCGAGAGCTCCTCCAACGGAAAATACAAAATTTGCTAATATAGCAATAGAAGTATGAATGACTCCAGAATATAACTTTGCATCAGATAAAATTAACATATTTTGTATTGTAAATTCTTACCTGTTTCCCCATTTGGAGTGAAGTTCAAGAACTACACGTTCTTCTTGAGGAGTCATCTTGCCACGTTTGAGATCAGGATTCAAGTAATTAACCCAACGTAACCTGCAACTCTTTCCTGTTCTTTTCAaacctaaatatatatatataatttcttttcaaaaaataagattTACAAAGAATATATATGGAGAAATGAAGAGGAATTAAAGAAGAGAGATTAGAACTTAACTGTTGTATAGGGTAAAAGAGAGTATTTTTGTactaatattatacctatactatggaatttttttttaatttgtcacCCGCCAACAACCTTAGTTTCAAACCTGAAACTTTGGCCAGAAAATCCCATCGTCGATCTccaaataatttaacataaaatacAAGCTGCAGATCTTCTTCTTCTGTCCACGGTCCTCTTCTCATTATTTCCTCTTGCGCCATTTTTTTTAAACCTTTCTTTTAGATAGCTACAACTTACTCTTTTAATTTCTCACGAGTACTATTACTAGTGTACTATTGCTTCTACTTTTTATGAGTGGTTCATACACGATATAGGGTGCTTGATATTTATACTGAGAATAATTGCCTTCTTGGAGGAGCTTCTCtccctttctttctttctattcaaaaaataaaaaataaaaaaaattgtgggGTGAGGGTGGGGATAATTAATATTTAGTTGAAATAGGCTAGTCTTCACTTTTCGCCCTTAGCAATGTACTTGTGTCTAGCAAAACAAGACATAACTCGTGAAATTTCttaatgtaaaaatataaatctaTGCCCCGATAAAGATTAACATTTTACTCAATAATATGGGAGTGAATGAGTGCAGTTTAGGGTCATGCGCTTGCCGACCGTTCAATTGTTTGCCGACCGTTCAATTGTTTATTTCGTAATTTTATTACATCAtttctaaataattattatatattatttaaatattactttataattaaaaattaataatatttaacaataaaaaaataaaatagacatatatGACATGTTGACTTCAtctgtttcaattgtaattttactatattatccctaattaattattataagtcatcttattaaaaaattaatattaaattactTTATAATTATGATATAAGAGTGAATGGTAGAGCAATTTACGATTCCTGTTTGCCAACCGTTCAGCTGTTTGCTAcgtgattttattttatcactcctaaataattattaaatatcatttaaatattagaagatcaataatatttaataaaaaaagtaaaattgaaatttatgacatgtctgtttcacctgcctcaatcgtaattttactatatcacccttaattaattattataaatcatctaagtattaaagaattaatattaaaaaattatgataaagtcatctaagtattaaaaaaactaataatatttattgttaaattaacttgacatgttatatgaggcccacttaatttttttcacatatatttttttataataatttttctacattacttctaattagttattatgaatcatttaaaacatatttgtttcgctgcttcaatcatgattttattatatcactcttaattaactATTATGTCATCTAACAATTGTGCCATTTAAAtcgaaatagaagaaaaagtattacaaatcaaaataaatttaaaaattaaattatttaaaaaatatatttgactaTCAACGCCACAAAATTTTTGACAAggagaataacatatattaattaaaaattacgtaaaatttattataaattatagctgttaacaacttaaatatctaaaaaaaaattaatttgttatatatttttaaaaaaaatacgtaaattttttttttttacaaatcaCAATGATTggcaactttaaaaatttaaagatcaatttgtttgctttggcacaacttcattggtctttttccttgccttcattttttcatccattttaatttatttgtcttattttcttaattggttacatatttcaaaaaataaaatatttgaatgactctcaaaattatatcagtgcacTTAAATTGAATTAGTACAATatttaacagcttaaaatatctaaaaaaaataatctgttatatatttcaaaaaaatacgtgaataataatatacatcacaataattaataaattaaaaaattaaaaaatataaagcaTTTGATTGattctcgaaattatattagtaccgcttaaattgaaatagttaaaaatataattgattattaaTGGCACAAAAGCTTGAACAAGAAGAAtaatatgtattatttaaaaattacataataaagtattataaattataatagttaacaaatgaaaatatctaaaaaatagtttaatatgttatacattacaaaaaaaaatatacgtagaaaaatactatatatcataataattaataacctaaaatttttaaagatataaaatatttgatgaaCTGTCGAAATCATTTCCGtgacacttaaattgaaatagaaaaaagatattataaatttcaataattaaaaacttaaattatttttaaaatataatagactATCAAGGCTACAAAAGTTTGAATAAACAGAGTAacacatattatttgaaaattacataaaaattattttaacacaCAATAGTCAACAatttctaaattctatttgtatcacataaattgagacaaaaaaaataacatcatGGACCCTCGACATCTAGTATAAAGACTATATGTAAATAgaaggcttaagtcatcgacagaCACTTGAAGTTGtctcaaaaattcacttagactcCTTAACTAAGACCGGTATCTATTGAGCACTTATACTGTATAGAAAATGGTTCCTATTAGACACTATCGactatttatcaaaaattataaagTGTGTATAATACACTTGCGCTGACTTGGCATAAA of the Capsicum annuum cultivar UCD-10X-F1 chromosome 11, UCD10Xv1.1, whole genome shotgun sequence genome contains:
- the LOC107848119 gene encoding transcription factor MYB48; the protein is MAQEEIMRRGPWTEEEDLQLVFYVKLFGDRRWDFLAKVSGLKRTGKSCRLRWVNYLNPDLKRGKMTPQEERVVLELHSKWGNRWSRIARKIPGRTDNEIKNYWRTHMRKKAQEQRKKSSISPSSSFSNSSSSSSISHEENERNFYDTGGLELLKAEGEMKSSDQEQGGESMKIYSMDEIWKDIELLEENEETTNKPIMGSISPLWDYSLDSLWKDFDWSSFR